A stretch of Desulfobacter hydrogenophilus DNA encodes these proteins:
- a CDS encoding TonB-dependent receptor plug domain-containing protein: MKIKMMACLYAAVLSAMVADAALAEKKDIVQEDPLVITATKTEKEVDGITASVDVITAEEIKMMGASTLKNIMEKTPGLTLQYGQFAHSSAKSKSTISIRGMGGNGTLLIIDGRRTAGETQSTYEMDRIPASMIQRIEIVKGPMSTLYGSDALGGVINIITKKAGRKKFAMDMDVSTGMNDQGDGESYKAGVNARGRMGKLGYTLYTNYNKTRPYTETETYFSKALNPQTSQPVTSDPQHTETGDIDVTYRDASEVFSTGISLDADLTDALNAQMGLNYFEENRDGTYAGGFKKARPGQTPSAVMVLDTPVDSADDNNRLDANTALKYRFTDTLTGRIGVYRSEYEKRNKTRAKNFTAATNTKFSADVDITGYEAESTWAATSDHLLVGGAEYREISRNSAAINPDPTSYAFVNDTQLFKAVYLQDEWQITSGLNAIFGARYDDMSDADNKATFKAGLAKQFSPLFKVRVNYAEGYRAPDTAELYVVAPTPGDIPKIGAEAVYGTKTTVHELAPEFLRSYELGIGGEYQGFSYEVVLFYNDVNDKIEIQRVDADGDGSDDYQTYVNKPDVDIKGLEVNLGYDFGHGVTTDFNWTELSTEDGQTGKDLLYNPERTLSLGVNYQATQTLSLSLTARHIGSQYKSETEKVSSYELVDISFLKHFGNKKQYAFYGGVNNILDEAVDESLGSNVGPYIFAGMRVHF, encoded by the coding sequence ATGAAAATAAAAATGATGGCCTGTCTGTATGCGGCAGTACTGAGCGCCATGGTTGCCGATGCAGCTTTGGCCGAAAAAAAAGATATCGTCCAGGAAGATCCCCTGGTGATCACCGCAACCAAGACGGAAAAAGAGGTTGACGGGATCACGGCGTCAGTGGATGTGATTACCGCAGAGGAGATCAAGATGATGGGCGCATCCACCCTGAAAAACATCATGGAAAAAACCCCGGGCCTGACCCTGCAGTACGGCCAGTTTGCCCATTCAAGCGCTAAGTCCAAAAGCACCATCTCCATCCGCGGCATGGGGGGCAACGGCACCCTGCTGATCATTGACGGCAGGCGTACCGCAGGAGAGACCCAGAGCACCTACGAGATGGACAGGATTCCGGCCAGCATGATCCAGCGGATAGAAATCGTCAAAGGCCCCATGAGCACTCTCTACGGATCAGATGCCCTGGGCGGAGTGATCAACATCATCACCAAAAAGGCCGGCCGGAAGAAATTTGCCATGGACATGGATGTCTCCACAGGGATGAACGACCAGGGGGACGGGGAATCCTACAAGGCCGGTGTCAATGCCCGGGGACGGATGGGAAAACTTGGGTATACCCTGTATACCAACTACAATAAGACCAGGCCCTATACGGAAACTGAAACCTATTTTTCAAAAGCCCTGAACCCTCAGACCAGCCAGCCTGTCACCTCGGATCCCCAGCACACGGAAACCGGTGATATTGACGTCACCTATCGCGATGCCTCGGAAGTTTTTTCCACAGGAATTTCCCTGGATGCGGATCTGACCGATGCGCTGAATGCACAGATGGGTCTGAATTACTTTGAAGAAAACCGGGACGGCACATACGCCGGCGGATTTAAAAAGGCAAGACCCGGACAGACCCCGTCCGCGGTCATGGTTCTGGATACGCCCGTGGACTCAGCCGACGACAACAATAGACTGGATGCCAATACCGCGCTTAAGTACAGATTCACAGATACCCTGACAGGCCGGATAGGGGTCTACCGGTCGGAGTATGAAAAACGCAACAAAACCCGGGCAAAAAATTTTACGGCAGCCACGAATACCAAATTCAGCGCAGATGTGGATATCACCGGATACGAGGCGGAATCTACCTGGGCAGCCACGTCTGATCATCTTCTGGTGGGCGGTGCCGAGTACCGGGAAATATCGAGAAATTCCGCCGCCATCAACCCAGACCCTACAAGTTACGCGTTTGTAAACGACACCCAGTTGTTCAAGGCGGTTTATCTCCAGGATGAGTGGCAGATTACTTCAGGCCTTAATGCCATTTTTGGTGCCCGGTACGATGATATGTCCGATGCGGACAACAAAGCCACCTTTAAAGCCGGACTGGCCAAGCAGTTTTCCCCCCTGTTCAAAGTTCGCGTGAACTACGCCGAAGGCTACCGGGCACCGGATACGGCAGAGCTCTATGTGGTCGCCCCGACACCGGGCGACATCCCAAAGATTGGCGCCGAAGCCGTATACGGCACCAAAACAACAGTGCACGAACTGGCTCCTGAATTTTTGCGAAGCTATGAGCTTGGAATCGGCGGAGAGTATCAAGGATTCAGTTACGAAGTCGTACTCTTCTACAATGATGTCAATGATAAGATTGAAATCCAACGGGTGGACGCCGACGGTGACGGCAGTGACGATTACCAGACCTATGTTAATAAGCCGGATGTTGATATCAAAGGCCTAGAGGTGAACCTGGGATATGATTTCGGGCACGGGGTCACCACCGACTTCAATTGGACGGAGCTTTCCACCGAAGACGGTCAAACCGGAAAAGATTTGCTTTACAACCCGGAACGGACCCTTTCTCTGGGCGTGAATTATCAGGCCACCCAGACGCTTTCCCTCTCACTTACGGCACGGCATATCGGCAGTCAGTACAAAAGCGAGACGGAAAAGGTAAGCTCCTACGAGCTGGTGGATATTAGTTTTCTCAAACACTTTGGCAACAAAAAACAGTATGCGTTTTATGGCGGCGTGAACAACATTCTGGACGAAGCTGTGGACGAATCCCTTGGGTCAAATGTGGGACCCTATATATTTGCCGGTATGCGGGTCCATTTTTAA
- a CDS encoding multiheme c-type cytochrome: protein MDKKLFFIIGMLVAVLWSDLISPAVARGNAPDECIQCHTKLTPFLVEDWKLSSMAKSGMDCTQCHGSAHTNETDSKKAIMPNIKVCGTCHKEQAERFTMGKHGKAEAALSIATMGKKVKAQAPGIFDKTCATCHNGICKDGGQCNACHGSHRFSAREALKPEACLPCHMGNHPQYEAYENSKHGALYRSRGLDSGVPTCATCHMPGGDHMVKASWGFLGVRGEESDPKLSADQNTVKGAVEMLGPILAPDSFRPDMAQWTEQRNAMVEVCSQCHAGSRVRENLAACDGIVAQANHLAAEFIKSADKLKEQGVLNQKEYFWLIRDKMHAQRIGMYVSAFHQFPEGVLLELIHFKRATMALQKQQSEKITTDEKH, encoded by the coding sequence ATGGATAAAAAACTTTTTTTTATAATCGGTATGCTGGTGGCAGTTCTGTGGAGCGATTTGATATCGCCTGCCGTTGCCCGGGGCAATGCACCGGACGAATGCATCCAATGTCACACGAAACTCACACCTTTCCTGGTTGAAGACTGGAAGCTATCCAGCATGGCTAAATCAGGTATGGACTGTACCCAATGTCATGGTTCCGCGCACACCAATGAAACCGATTCAAAAAAGGCCATCATGCCGAATATCAAAGTGTGTGGGACATGCCACAAAGAACAGGCGGAACGGTTTACCATGGGCAAGCACGGCAAAGCCGAAGCCGCGCTATCCATAGCCACCATGGGTAAAAAGGTCAAAGCCCAGGCTCCCGGCATTTTTGATAAAACCTGCGCGACCTGCCACAACGGCATCTGCAAGGACGGGGGGCAGTGCAACGCCTGCCACGGTAGCCACAGGTTCTCCGCCCGGGAGGCGCTCAAACCCGAAGCCTGCCTTCCCTGCCACATGGGCAATCATCCCCAGTATGAAGCCTATGAAAATTCAAAGCACGGTGCCTTGTACCGCTCCCGGGGGTTGGACAGTGGTGTTCCCACATGTGCGACCTGCCACATGCCCGGCGGTGATCACATGGTTAAAGCTAGTTGGGGGTTTTTGGGGGTTCGAGGCGAGGAATCGGATCCCAAGCTTTCTGCTGACCAGAACACCGTTAAAGGGGCAGTGGAAATGCTCGGTCCGATTTTGGCCCCGGACAGCTTTCGGCCAGATATGGCCCAATGGACTGAACAAAGAAATGCCATGGTGGAAGTTTGTAGCCAATGCCATGCCGGGTCCCGGGTCCGGGAGAATCTGGCCGCCTGTGACGGAATTGTTGCCCAGGCCAATCATCTGGCTGCCGAATTCATTAAGTCTGCTGATAAGCTCAAAGAACAAGGTGTTTTGAATCAAAAGGAATACTTCTGGCTTATCCGGGACAAGATGCACGCCCAGCGGATAGGCATGTACGTCAGTGCATTTCATCAGTTTCCCGAAGGAGTCCTTTTGGAGCTGATCCATTTCAAGCGTGCGACCATGGCGCTTCAAAAACAGCAATCCGAAAAGATAACTACAGATGAAAAGCATTAA
- a CDS encoding Crp/Fnr family transcriptional regulator — protein sequence MQLKKEPDPHFFKTLLSHNYRDVLKYGINKRISPKGYLFHEGEPATRCYLVVEGCLKLSKLNVRGREVILRYISSGEMTATPIVLKGGVYPVTAQAIKETEVISWDRNGFFEIVQKCPEMSLDLITLLFERLEALQQRYMELCSEQAPLRIAKFMISLMTNTGRKKGNGVYIDIPLSRQNIADHIGASMFTVSRILSDWEKSGWLKSSRQSVTITDPKALEAFVNNN from the coding sequence TTGCAATTAAAGAAAGAACCTGATCCACATTTTTTTAAGACACTGCTTTCCCACAACTACAGGGATGTTCTTAAATATGGTATAAATAAACGCATTTCACCTAAGGGGTATCTATTTCACGAAGGGGAGCCTGCCACAAGATGCTATCTGGTGGTTGAAGGATGTCTGAAGCTGTCAAAACTCAATGTTCGAGGCCGGGAAGTCATTCTTCGTTATATCTCTTCCGGGGAAATGACGGCCACCCCCATTGTCCTTAAAGGTGGCGTTTATCCAGTGACAGCCCAGGCAATAAAAGAGACAGAAGTCATTTCCTGGGACAGAAATGGCTTTTTTGAAATCGTCCAGAAATGTCCAGAAATGTCTCTGGACTTGATCACTCTGCTTTTCGAACGTCTGGAAGCCTTGCAACAACGCTATATGGAACTATGTTCGGAGCAGGCCCCCTTGCGCATCGCAAAATTCATGATCAGCCTTATGACCAATACAGGCCGGAAAAAGGGAAACGGGGTGTACATTGATATTCCTTTGAGCCGGCAGAATATCGCGGACCATATCGGCGCCTCAATGTTTACAGTCAGCCGTATTTTAAGTGATTGGGAAAAAAGCGGCTGGCTAAAATCCTCTCGTCAAAGTGTCACGATTACCGATCCTAAGGCCCTGGAAGCTTTTGTAAACAATAATTAA
- a CDS encoding 4Fe-4S binding protein — protein MKITPLLTKRFIQIFFSGIVVFIGIRFYLFVSCLENGGIPGFERPAGVEAFLPISALVSLKHWLYSGTINSIHPSALVLFLIICATAVFAKKGFCSWVCPIGFLSEGAAKLNRKLFKKPLKLPLVFDLLLRCLKYLVAGFFIYQIFYKMPGRSIEQFIHSPYNQFADIKMLKFFTDMSTTAFIVIVVLACLTIIIRNFWCRYLCPYGALLGIIGFFSLGKVHRHPSHCVDCGKCETVCPGNIAIRQKTWINSLECSACMSCIEACPEKQALHFELLPSRKPLGAMVMAIFFVLIFTAGITIARLTGHWQNDIPLQVYLQYTAPKAPPAKTFDHISPEKMERMILMMNQVQAQKMQNLQKSEKPEK, from the coding sequence ATGAAAATAACACCATTATTAACCAAACGCTTTATCCAGATATTCTTTTCAGGTATTGTTGTTTTTATCGGTATCAGATTTTATTTGTTTGTCTCCTGTCTTGAAAACGGGGGAATCCCCGGGTTTGAAAGGCCTGCCGGAGTTGAGGCGTTTTTACCCATTAGTGCCCTTGTGAGCCTGAAACACTGGCTTTATTCCGGTACCATTAATTCAATTCATCCATCAGCACTTGTGCTGTTCCTTATCATCTGTGCCACTGCAGTCTTTGCAAAAAAAGGGTTTTGCAGTTGGGTCTGCCCGATTGGCTTCTTGTCAGAAGGTGCAGCCAAACTGAACAGGAAACTGTTCAAAAAACCGCTGAAGCTGCCGCTCGTTTTTGACCTTTTATTACGCTGTTTAAAGTATCTGGTTGCCGGTTTTTTTATCTACCAGATCTTCTATAAGATGCCGGGCCGCAGTATAGAGCAGTTTATTCATAGTCCCTATAATCAATTTGCCGATATCAAGATGCTCAAATTTTTTACGGATATGTCCACAACGGCTTTCATTGTTATCGTTGTGCTGGCTTGCTTGACAATCATTATTCGAAATTTCTGGTGCCGGTACCTGTGTCCATATGGTGCTTTGCTTGGGATCATCGGATTTTTCAGCCTGGGAAAAGTTCATCGGCACCCTTCCCATTGCGTCGATTGTGGTAAGTGTGAGACCGTCTGTCCCGGCAACATTGCCATTCGGCAGAAAACATGGATCAATTCTCTTGAATGCTCGGCGTGTATGAGCTGTATTGAAGCCTGCCCGGAAAAACAAGCGTTGCATTTTGAGTTGCTTCCCAGCCGCAAGCCCTTGGGGGCTATGGTTATGGCAATATTTTTCGTATTAATTTTTACAGCAGGTATTACCATTGCCAGATTGACCGGACACTGGCAGAACGACATTCCACTTCAGGTATATTTGCAGTATACTGCTCCTAAGGCTCCGCCAGCTAAAACGTTTGATCACATCAGTCCGGAAAAAATGGAGCGGATGATCCTGATGATGAACCAAGTCCAGGCGCAGAAGATGCAAAATTTACAAAAATCAGAGAAGCCTGAAAAATAA
- a CDS encoding TIGR04076 family protein yields the protein MKDKIRIKVIDRLGKKGCHRGHKLGDCFDFDSERGNLCPMAMHCAFPYIDILRYGGKLPLSREGDIRFCCSDADTALVFKLEIVKPGR from the coding sequence ATGAAGGATAAGATACGCATTAAAGTCATTGACAGGCTGGGCAAAAAAGGTTGCCACAGAGGACATAAATTAGGCGATTGTTTTGATTTTGACTCGGAAAGAGGAAATCTATGCCCTATGGCAATGCACTGCGCCTTCCCATATATTGACATTTTAAGATACGGCGGCAAACTACCGTTAAGCCGAGAGGGAGATATTCGTTTTTGCTGCTCTGATGCAGACACAGCTCTGGTTTTTAAGTTAGAAATTGTAAAACCGGGGAGGTAG
- a CDS encoding efflux RND transporter periplasmic adaptor subunit — protein MAKKNSRNYLTISILILIVALLTFAFWPRPLMVDMGEVVRNHLVITIDEEGKTRVHDAYIVSTPVAGRILRVHVEPGDQVIGKKSVVAEMLPEIAPPLDVRTVAEIRAAIATAEAVLRTAHADRNKAVADKKLAEVELRRTRHLQKSNVMSQSELDLALRQAYVAEAALQAAQATITMREAEIDNARARLISQNDNGVADHPGDRTEKVFSLYAPVNGQVLRLLQESASTLAAGTPIVEIGNVESDLEVVVELLSSDAVQVSPGNRVIFLGWGGPGNLEGIVQRIEPWGFTKVSALGVEEQRVNTIIRFTDPQQTWKKLGHGFRVEAKIVVWEKADALVVPSSALFRAGRDWAVFQVIDGKATFRRVEIGQNNGIEAQVSSGLELGDRVILYPSSALTDGTKVAEREIKAGSRAMQNK, from the coding sequence ATGGCCAAGAAGAATTCCAGAAATTATTTAACGATCAGCATCCTTATTTTGATCGTGGCCTTGCTGACTTTCGCTTTCTGGCCGCGTCCATTGATGGTGGATATGGGTGAAGTGGTACGCAATCATCTGGTCATCACCATTGACGAAGAGGGGAAGACCCGCGTGCATGACGCTTATATTGTCTCAACTCCTGTTGCCGGCCGCATTTTGCGAGTACATGTTGAGCCTGGGGATCAAGTCATAGGAAAAAAGAGTGTGGTCGCTGAAATGTTGCCGGAAATAGCTCCGCCGCTTGATGTCAGAACCGTGGCGGAAATCAGGGCGGCAATAGCCACAGCCGAAGCTGTATTGAGGACTGCCCACGCCGATCGCAATAAAGCCGTCGCGGATAAAAAACTGGCGGAAGTTGAACTGCGCCGCACACGCCACCTTCAGAAATCCAATGTAATGAGCCAGTCAGAACTCGATCTTGCCTTACGGCAAGCGTATGTCGCCGAGGCGGCTCTCCAGGCGGCTCAAGCGACTATTACCATGCGGGAGGCAGAAATTGATAATGCTCGTGCCCGTTTGATTAGTCAAAACGATAATGGCGTAGCGGACCATCCAGGCGATAGGACAGAAAAAGTTTTTTCTCTTTATGCGCCGGTAAATGGTCAGGTGCTTCGTCTTTTGCAGGAAAGTGCATCGACCTTGGCCGCAGGCACCCCTATCGTGGAAATTGGCAACGTAGAAAGTGATCTTGAGGTAGTGGTTGAACTGTTGTCTTCCGATGCCGTGCAGGTTTCCCCCGGTAATCGGGTTATTTTTTTAGGCTGGGGTGGTCCAGGCAACCTGGAAGGTATTGTCCAACGTATTGAGCCCTGGGGCTTCACCAAGGTTTCCGCCCTGGGCGTGGAAGAACAACGGGTCAATACCATTATCCGGTTCACTGACCCGCAGCAAACATGGAAAAAACTCGGCCATGGCTTTCGTGTTGAAGCAAAAATCGTCGTCTGGGAGAAGGCGGACGCCCTGGTTGTCCCTTCCAGTGCACTTTTTCGGGCTGGTCGAGACTGGGCAGTTTTTCAGGTCATAGACGGGAAAGCAACTTTTCGACGGGTAGAGATCGGACAAAATAATGGTATCGAGGCACAGGTCTCCAGCGGTTTAGAGCTGGGTGACCGGGTTATTCTCTATCCTTCATCGGCGTTGACTGACGGCACCAAGGTAGCAGAGAGGGAAATCAAAGCAGGATCCAGGGCTATGCAAAATAAATGA
- a CDS encoding ABC transporter permease — MNSLNRKLVRDLWRIKGQAVAIGAVIAVGVLLLVMMTGLVTSLDETRRTYYERYRLADVFVPVNRVPEHRITDLAAIPGVSSAEGRVVGSALIDLPGRDLPLQAQAVSLPDFGTPRLNDIYLTDGRRLESDHADEILLLKSFAAANELRPGDSLSVTMNGKRRSLRIVGLAQAPEFLYTTAPGELITDNARFGVIWMSRTALAAAYDMEGAFNEALLSVGLDARLPAVLDAADRILESYGGLGAYGREDQTSNRFVSEEIDGLRASSTSVPPIFLAVAAFLLYIVISRLVESEREQIGLIKAFGYTDFEVGSHYFKLIIAIAAGGAAAGCLFGIAAGRAMINLYLEYYKFPFLIFQLDPASFVTGFLVSVGAASAGGLLVLRRVFALTPASAMRPPAPPDYSRTGRFGQALNFVLDQPSRMVLRRLTRQPGRMIGAMIGIAAGMALSVAMIGIMAGFDQTVEQTFTAIDRSDVTVTFNEAVSNKAVFELQRIPGVIEVEPIRIVPVIFRHGLQSHRGAVNGLVPLPRLNRAVDSELATIHLGKGGIILAQALADILAIYPGEVLTVEVREGRRPIISIPVAGVAETLLGSPAFIEMEVLNRALHEPNRISGAYLRIDGMMEGKIYRTLKDMPTVAGVSVKKNARAAFQKQMDTGAGMMRFVMAAIAGVITFGIIYNAARIAYAERARDLASLRVIGFTKGEVAFVLLGELAVITIVALPVGSLIGYYLSFAIAAGFSSDLYQIPAIFSPESYGAAAFAVIAATIISGWLVKHDMDRADLVSALKTRE, encoded by the coding sequence ATGAATTCACTCAACCGCAAGCTGGTGCGCGACCTCTGGCGCATTAAGGGCCAGGCGGTGGCCATTGGTGCCGTCATCGCCGTTGGCGTGCTGCTGCTGGTCATGATGACCGGACTCGTTACGTCACTGGATGAAACGCGGCGTACCTATTATGAACGATATCGCCTTGCCGATGTATTCGTTCCGGTTAATCGCGTTCCTGAACACCGGATTACCGATCTTGCCGCAATCCCAGGTGTCTCTTCCGCCGAAGGACGGGTTGTCGGCAGCGCTCTGATTGACCTGCCCGGCCGCGATCTGCCGTTGCAGGCCCAGGCGGTTTCACTGCCGGATTTCGGCACCCCGCGCTTAAACGATATCTACCTGACCGATGGGCGCAGGCTGGAGAGCGATCACGCCGACGAAATTCTGCTCTTGAAGAGTTTTGCTGCGGCAAACGAGCTGCGTCCCGGCGACAGCCTGTCCGTCACCATGAACGGCAAAAGGCGCAGCCTGCGTATTGTCGGCCTCGCCCAGGCACCGGAATTTCTCTACACCACCGCACCTGGCGAGCTGATAACCGACAATGCCAGGTTTGGCGTCATCTGGATGAGCCGTACAGCGCTTGCCGCCGCCTATGATATGGAAGGGGCCTTTAACGAAGCACTCCTGTCTGTCGGACTTGACGCCCGTCTTCCCGCAGTACTCGATGCCGCCGATCGGATTCTCGAATCCTACGGCGGGCTGGGAGCCTACGGCAGGGAGGATCAGACCTCCAACCGTTTCGTCAGTGAAGAAATCGACGGCCTGCGGGCAAGCAGCACCAGTGTCCCGCCGATCTTTCTGGCTGTCGCAGCCTTCCTGCTCTACATTGTTATTTCCCGCCTGGTGGAGTCCGAACGGGAACAGATAGGCCTCATCAAGGCTTTTGGTTATACTGATTTTGAGGTTGGTTCGCACTATTTCAAGTTGATAATTGCCATCGCCGCCGGAGGTGCTGCTGCCGGCTGTCTCTTTGGCATCGCTGCCGGTCGGGCGATGATTAATCTGTATCTGGAGTATTACAAATTTCCTTTTTTGATATTCCAGCTTGATCCCGCCTCTTTCGTGACCGGTTTTCTGGTGAGCGTGGGGGCCGCGTCGGCCGGTGGGCTCCTTGTACTGCGCCGGGTCTTCGCCCTCACCCCGGCATCGGCCATGCGCCCGCCTGCTCCCCCGGACTATAGTCGCACCGGTCGTTTCGGCCAGGCACTGAATTTCGTTCTCGACCAACCCAGCAGGATGGTGTTGCGCCGTTTGACCCGTCAGCCGGGAAGAATGATTGGTGCGATGATCGGCATAGCGGCGGGCATGGCCTTATCGGTGGCGATGATCGGGATTATGGCGGGCTTTGACCAAACGGTCGAGCAAACCTTTACCGCGATTGATCGCAGTGATGTGACTGTTACCTTCAATGAAGCAGTGTCGAACAAGGCCGTCTTCGAGCTGCAGCGCATTCCGGGTGTCATTGAAGTGGAACCGATACGTATCGTCCCGGTAATATTCCGACACGGTCTGCAGAGTCATCGCGGCGCAGTCAATGGCTTGGTCCCCTTGCCACGCCTGAACCGGGCCGTGGACAGTGAACTGGCTACTATCCACTTAGGCAAAGGCGGCATCATTTTAGCGCAGGCCCTGGCTGATATTCTGGCTATTTATCCTGGAGAGGTACTGACGGTTGAGGTACGCGAGGGCCGGCGGCCGATAATCTCCATTCCTGTTGCCGGTGTCGCCGAGACTCTCCTGGGTTCACCCGCCTTTATAGAGATGGAGGTGCTGAACCGTGCACTGCATGAGCCAAACCGAATTTCCGGAGCCTACCTGCGCATCGATGGCATGATGGAGGGTAAGATTTACCGGACCCTGAAAGACATGCCAACGGTTGCCGGAGTAAGCGTGAAAAAGAACGCACGAGCCGCCTTCCAGAAGCAAATGGATACGGGTGCGGGCATGATGCGCTTTGTCATGGCCGCAATAGCCGGGGTGATCACCTTCGGCATCATTTATAATGCCGCACGGATTGCCTATGCCGAACGCGCCCGGGATCTGGCAAGCCTGCGGGTAATTGGCTTTACCAAAGGGGAGGTGGCCTTTGTTCTTCTTGGGGAACTGGCCGTCATCACCATTGTAGCTCTGCCTGTCGGATCGCTTATCGGCTATTATCTGTCTTTTGCCATTGCCGCCGGGTTCAGCTCAGATCTTTACCAGATACCCGCCATTTTTTCGCCGGAAAGTTATGGGGCTGCGGCATTTGCGGTGATTGCCGCAACGATAATCTCCGGCTGGCTTGTTAAACATGATATGGACAGGGCGGATCTCGTTTCCGCTCTTAAAACGAGGGAGTAG
- a CDS encoding ABC transporter ATP-binding protein, which produces MQDQPLKKSLPAFTTKALTKIYGEGAAAVHALRGVDLEIPSGEMVVLLGPSGSGKSTLLNIIGGLDRASEGTVFFQDQELSDMTDEQLTRYRRDHVGFVFQFYNLMPSLTAHENVELVTEIASDPMDPEEALGLVGLRDRADHFPSQLSGGEQQRVAIARAVAKQPTVLFCDEPTGALDSTTGRTVLQVLKDINETLGATVLIVTHAAATADMADRVIHFADGAIREIVVNKTKLGPEDIEW; this is translated from the coding sequence CAACCACTAAAAAAATCTTTACCGGCATTCACCACCAAAGCCCTCACCAAAATCTACGGTGAGGGGGCGGCGGCCGTGCATGCCCTGCGCGGGGTCGACCTGGAGATTCCAAGTGGTGAAATGGTTGTGCTGCTCGGCCCCTCCGGCAGCGGAAAATCAACCCTGCTCAACATCATCGGTGGTCTGGACCGGGCATCAGAGGGGACTGTTTTTTTTCAGGACCAGGAACTCAGTGATATGACTGATGAGCAGCTGACCAGGTACCGGCGTGACCATGTCGGCTTCGTCTTTCAATTTTATAACCTGATGCCCAGCCTTACCGCCCATGAAAATGTTGAACTGGTGACTGAAATAGCAAGCGATCCCATGGATCCGGAAGAAGCACTTGGACTGGTCGGGCTACGTGATCGGGCCGACCATTTTCCCTCTCAGCTTTCCGGTGGCGAACAGCAGCGGGTCGCCATTGCCCGGGCGGTGGCCAAGCAACCAACGGTGCTGTTCTGCGATGAACCCACCGGGGCGCTTGACAGCACCACCGGACGAACTGTGCTGCAGGTATTAAAAGACATAAACGAAACCCTCGGCGCAACGGTGCTTATCGTCACACATGCCGCCGCCACTGCTGATATGGCGGATCGGGTTATCCATTTTGCTGATGGCGCCATTCGTGAGATTGTCGTCAACAAGACTAAACTGGGCCCCGAAGATATCGAATGGTGA